In Lactobacillus xylocopicola, the genomic stretch TTGATTTTGTTCATGTTGGAAAAGGCAATGCCGGGCTCCCCGTTTAACGATGAAAAAATGTCACATGACCAGGTTGCCGCTCTTTATCACAAATATGGACTAGATGGTCCTGATCCGCTGCAATTTTTGAACTACCTGAAAAATATGTTGACTGGTGATTTTGGCATATCGTATACAGTTCAAGTTAATACGCCAGTCACAACGATGATTCTGCAGCACTTTACTATTTCATTGCAAATTGGCTTACAAGCAACTTTGCTAGGCGCAATTTTAGGATTCTTCATGGGAGTTTTAGCAGCTATCAAAAAGGGCACAATCTGGGATAACCTGATGACTGGTATTTCGGTTTTAGGCATTAGTTTGCCCAACTTTGTGGTAGCGTTGATTGTTTCTTTGCTGTTTGCCTACAAGTTGATGATTTTTCCAGGGACTTACCAGCAGACCCAACCATTTATTTCAAGCATTTTGCCGACAATTGCCCTCAGTACTTTTACTATGGCAAGTATCGAGCGCTATGTGCGCAATGACATGATTACTATTATGAATTCTGATTATTATCGATTGGCAGATTCTAAGGGAATAAAGAAAAGTCAACTAATTATGCACCATGTCATTAGAAATACCTTGATCTCAGTGATTACCGTTTTAGCACCACTGATGATTGACCTGATTGCGGGGAGTATGGTAATTGAAAAAGCATTTGCAATTCCCGGATTGGGAACGCTCTATATCAGCGCAATTCAAGCCAATGACTATAATGTCGTGCTTGGTATTACCTTCTTTTATGCTGTGCTGTTCATCGGCATCATGTTAGTGGTTGATATTCTTTATGGCTTAATTGATCCGCGAATTAGATTAGATGAGGGTGAATAATTATGACAAATAAAACAAATACTGATTTTACTTTTGTCTCTAAACCTGAAATCGTTGACCATTATGCGGGTAAGTCTGCTTCTTACGGTCAGCTGGTTTGGCGGCGCTTTTTAAGGAACAAGGGAGCGGTGGTTAGTGCAATAGTGCTAATTGTCATTGCCTTGATTGCATTTTTGGCACCGTATTTAAGTCAATTCTCACCAACTACACCGTATCCGAGCCAGTCTAATTTGGCTCCCGGGACAAGTGGTCATTGGTTCGGAACCGATAACTTGGGGAGAGATATCTTCGTCAGAGTGGCAGCTGGAACTTCCGTTTCATTGCGCGTTGCCCTGGTGGCAATGGCCATTGATCTGGTGATTGGAACTAGCTATGGGCTCATCTCGGGTTATTTCGGTGGTAAAGTCGACTTGTTTATGCAGCGAATTACAGAAATTTTGAGTACCATTCCAATGATTATTATTGTTACACTATTAGTCTTAGTAATGCGGCCTGGGCTGGTAAGTATTATTACTGCGATGATGATCGTCGGGTGGATTAATATGAGCCGCATCGTTAGGGCGCAGGTGCTCGAACTAAAAACAAGAGAATTTGTTTTGTCAGCCAAAACAATGGGAGAAGCAAATAGCAAAATTATCTTCTCCCAGATTTTGCCCAATGCACTAGGACAAATTATTACTACCTTTATGCTGTCTGTTCCTAATGCCATCTTTTTAGAAGCCTTTTTGGCCTTTATTGGCCTGGGCGTCCCGGCACCACTTGCTTCCTTAGGAACAATGATTAACGATGGCTATACCCAAGCAATCGTCTATCCTTATATGGTGATTTTCCCAGTTTTATTCTTGGCGCTAATTATGTTGAGCTTCAACATTATTGCCGATGGTTTGCGCGATGCGCTTGAAGGGAGTTAGGAGATATGTCTCAAACGGTGTTAGAAATTAAGAACTTACAGGTCGCCTATCAAACTGAACATGGAGAAGTGCAAGCAGTTAGAGGAATTGACTATCAAGTCCAAAAAGGTGAAACAGTGGCTTTGGTGGGAGAATCAGGTTGTGGTAAATCAGCCAGCGTAAAACCAATTATGGGTGAAAAAGAAGCCAATCAAGTAATTAAGACTGGTGAAATTAAGTTTACCTATCAGAGTAAAACCGGCGAAAAGACAATTGATTTGTTAAAGGTCAATGCTAAAGTAATGCAAAGTCAAATTAAGGGTAAAGAAATCGCGATGGTTTTCCAAGATCCGATGACTTCGCTAGATCCAACCATGAAAATTAATAAACAGGTGGCAGAGGCGGTTAAAGCTTCCTATCCAGACCTAAACAAGCTACAAGTGAAGCAAAGAGTTTTGGAGTTGATTGCAACAGTTGGTATTCAAAATGCAGAAGTTGTGCAAGAGCAGTATCCCCATCAACTGTCGGGTGGGATGCGCCAGCGAATTGTTATTGCGATTGCTTTAGCAGGTAATCCTAGTCTGTTAATTTGTGATGAACCGACTACCGGACTCGACGTTACAATCCAAGCCAAAATTTTAAACTTGATTAAGCACATCCAAAAATCCAGAAAACTAGCAGTGATTTTCATTACGCATAACTTGGGCGTAGTAGCCAACATTGCGACCTTTGTGAATGTAATGTATGCTGGCAAAATTGTTGAAACAGGGACAAGTGAAGATATTTTCTTTGATCCTAGACATCCTTATACTTGGGGCTTGCTGACTGCTGTTCCTGACGTTAATGAACAAGTTAAGAAGCTGCCCACCATTGCCGGGACGATTCCTAACCTGACCCAGCCAATTGTAGGCGATGCCTTTGCCCCGCGGAATAATTATGCTTTAAAGATTGATTTTGAACAGCAGCCGCCAATGTTTAGAATTAACCAGCACCACTATGCCGCCACGTGGCTCCTGGATAAGCGGGCTCCGCGAGTAGAAATGCCGGCATTACTGCAAACACGAATTGCTAAAATGAAGGGAGCGGGTGAGGCTGATGGCAAATAATATTTTAGAAGTGCAGCATTTAAAACAGTACTTCCCGGCGTCCAGTAAAAAGCTGGTTAAGGCCGTTGACGATGTTTCTTTTTCGATTGCCAGTGGTGAGACCTTTGGCCTAGTAGGAGAATCTGGTAGCGGCAAAACGACAATCGGTCGATCAATAATTCGCCTGTACAAGCCCACGGCGGGAACCGTCACCTTTGAGGGCGAGCAGATAGCTGGTTCATTGAATAAAGCACAAGCGGCGAAATTACGCAAAGACATACAGATGATTTTTCAAGATCCAATGTCTGCGCTTAACCCCCGTAAAAAGGTGGGTGAAATTGTCAGACTGGGACTTGATATTCATTATCCACAGCTTGATAAAACGGAAAAACTAACTCGTGTTCGAAAGATGCTTAAAGTGGTGGGACTCGATAGCTCATTTATTAACCGTTATCCGCAAGAGTTGTCTGGCGGTCAGCGGCAAAGAGTGGGCATTGCACGAGTTGTGATTATGCACCCGCGGCTAATTATTGCCGATGAGGCGATTTCAGCATTAGATGTGTCGGTGCAAGCGCAAGTGGTCAACTTGTTGCAAAGCATTCAAAAGGAAAGTGGCAGTGCCATGCTCTTTATTGCGCATGACTTAGCAATGGTTAAACATCTCTCCAGCCACATTGGGGTAATCCATTTGGGACATATTGTGGAGACTGGTCCCACCGCTGAGCTTTTTGCTAATCCGGTTCATCCCTATACTCAAAGTTTGCTTACCGCAATTCCATCAACTAATCCTTTGGCAGAACAAAACAAGCAGTTGACTGACTATCAGGCTAATCGTCAGCAATATGAACATAAAGCAATGAAAGATCTTGGTCAGGGGCATTTGGTCTTAGCCGATGGATCTTGGCCAATTTAAACTGATTAATTTAGTTATATTAATTTATACAGTTTATATAAAATAATATTACACAAAAAGCTTAAGCAATAATGTACTGCTTAAGCTTTTTACCTGTTGTGAACAAACTATGCCAACTAGTCAGTTAAGTTTGCACTGATTTGCCGTTTGAGTAGAGTCATATCGGCGGAGTCATCAGCAGCTTTAAGGTTAAACAGCTTAACCTGAATCACATACGCTAGCATTGGGCTAATCAGAATGCGCAGAATTTGGACAGGCGTCAACTTTTGATTGATTTCGGTAAAACGATGCTGTAAGTTCTGACAATATGCCAGTACTCCTTTTTCACCAGCGACGTATTTTTTGATGAGGTTAAGCATGTTCTGGTTGGTCAATAATTCCTGGAAAAATAGGCTGAAAAAATCAAAATTAATGAGCAGAAAATGAACGCGGTCCTCAACTACAAAAGCTACTAACTTGGATAAATCTTGGTAGTCATTTAGCTGCACAAAAAAGTTTTCTTGGACTTCTTTTAGTAGTGGATTCAATAGTTTAGTCAGGAGATCATCCTTTGATTTGAAATACTTGTAGATCGTCCCTTCACTTACGCTGGCTTCATGGGCTATCTCAGCTGTTGTAGTTGCGTGAAATCCCTTTTCAGAAAATAATTTTAGCCCGGCTAGCAACACCTTTTTTTGGCCAGAAGGTATTTTTTGCTGGTTGATTTCTTCTTTGTAACTTGCTAAAACTTTTGCCATAATCACATCTCCATCATTATTGTTATACTTTACGATACCGCTTTAAGCCGAGGATATTCAAGTACAATAATATTATCAAAAAAATCAAGAGTGCTCCAATATCGTTTGTGATATTGGATAAGCCTTGGCCATACATCATAATCTTGGTTAAGGCGTCACCGGTATAAGTTAGGGGTAAAATTTTTCCGATATACTGTACCCACTGCGCCATTGAATCTAGTGGAATGAGTCCGGAAAAGAAAACTTGTGGCACTATAACTACCGGAATTAGTTGCATCATCTGAAATTCAGATCCAGCTAAGGTTGAGAGCAATAACCCAAAAGCTAGTGCAACAAGGGCTAACAGAAAACCGATTAAAATCACATTAAAGAGGCTACCAACCACTTCGACTTTTAACAACCAAATTGTTGCAAGTACAATAATCGTAGCCTGTACAATTGAGATCAGGCCGTAGCTAATTAGATAACCAAAGACAATTTCGCTTCGCCTGACAGGTGTGGCTAGTAAGCGATCGAGGGTGCCACTGGTGCGCTCTTTGAGCAGTGCCATACCAGAAATTAAAAAAACAAAAAGAAAAACGAAGAAACCGAGCAAAATTGGTACCATTTTGGCAAAGAAGCCAGTGTCTTTGTTGCCGTACCGATAATGATTATTAATTTTCACCTTAGAAGTTTGCTTGGGTTGCTTTATCTTTGAAGCAATTAGAGGATCAGCCTTTAACAATACTCTTTGGATTTGCTTAAGTTTACTCGTTAACGTTGAAAAGTTTTCTTTTGTTAGCGCTGCGCTCAGTGCTTGCTTAGTTAGGGTGGTTTTACCAGAATCGGTGTTAGCGTAAGTAACATCGTAAGTGTTATTTTGGTATGAAATAGCGGCATCAATTTTGTTGTTTTGTAAGTTAGCGTTAGCGCGCTTCTTTGAGTGGTATTTCTTAACCGTAACATGGTCAATCTTATTAAGTTTCTTATTAACAGATTGACTAACATTAATGGTGGCAATAGTTGTTTCTGTTTGCGAATTTGCCGAAAACATAACATTCATCAACCACATGACTAAGATTGGTGCAAGAAACATTAGTATCAATGACCGCTTGTCGCGGAATAATTCCAACCAAACTTTTTTGGCAATAGCTAAAGTTCTCATTATTCTTGTTCCTCACTTTCGGCTTTTAGGAAAACTTCTTCAATTGTATCAACACCATATTGCTGCTCGAGCTTTTTGGGTTCCGCAAAGGCAATGATTTTTCCGCCTAGCAAAAGAGCAACCCGGTCCGTTAATTCAGCTTCGTCCATAACGTGTGTAGTAATTAAAACACTGCGTCCTTGCTGTCGAATTAAGGCCAGTTCATGCCATATTTTGCGGCGCAGAGAAGGGTCAATTCCAACAGTCGGCTCATCGAGCACAAGCAAGTCAGGTGCGCCCAACAGGGCAATTGCTAGTGATAGTCTGCGCTTCATCCCACCAGAATAATTGCTAACCTTTTTATTTAAGTCATTAGTCAATTCGACTACATTAGCAGTATAATCAATTTCTTCGGCAAGTTTATTACCTGTGACACCTTTCATATTACCAAAAAACTCCAGATTTTCTTTAGCTGTTAGTGCTTCATACAAGGCATCAGACTGCGCCATATAACCAATTTTTACAAGTATTTTGCGAGCCGGCATGGTGGTATTAAGAACTACTGCATCACCGGAGTCAACTTTTTCCATACCCAGCATAGTTTTAATAGTTGTCGATTTACCGGCCCCCGATGGACCAATCAGCCCCACAATTTCTCTTTTTTTAACAGTTAAGCTAATATTATTTAGCACTACCTGCTTGCCATATGCCTTGTACAGTTGACGTAAATCAATGATGTTTTCCATGTTTTGCTTTCCTCCTTATTTAATTTAGCGAGTGATTACTCACTAAATTATTAAAACGATATTTTAGCCAGTTAATACTACCTTGTCAATCAAAAGGTAACTTAATTCAATTTTTTATGAACTGAGTTACTGGAACTAATAAATTGTTATTTCTTTTTTAATTTAGTAATATTGGAATGATGAAGGAGCAGAGAAATGAATTCCGATAAGACAATTGCGGCCGTTCCGCTCTATAGAAAAGTTTATCTGGATTTGAAGCGGCAAATCCAGCAGGGGCAATTAAAGCCAGAACAAAAATTACCAAGTGAACAATATTTGTGTGAGAAGTACCAGGTTAGTAGGATAACGGTGCGCCGCGCGCTCAAGTTACTGACAGAGGAAAGGTTAATTGCCACAATTCAGGGCAAGGGGTCTTATGTCAATGCCCAAAAAATGAGTGGCAAGTTGGAGCAGATTCAAGGTTTTTCAGAGTTTGCGCTTTCCCGTGCAAAAACTAACAAACAGCTTATTATTAAACGTGAAATATTACAAAATGCTGATGTTGCCAAAGTCCTGCTTTTACCTGAACAGGCGGATTTGATTTATATTAAACGCCTTTCCGAAATAGCGGGGACACCAATGGCAATCGATGAGGCTTGGCTTTCGGCGGAACGCTTTCCCGATTTATTAGTTAACATTAATACTGCTACTTCACTGTATGAGTACCTGGAAGAAAAGTACCATGAGAGCCCGGCAAGTTCATACCGGGAGATTGGAACCATCTTGCCTAATGCTAAGCAAACGCACTTGCTGAAGTTAACTACGACTGTACCTTTATTTGAAGTAAATAAGACGGTTTATAACCAGTTTGAGCAGCCGCTTGAGTTCTCTCACTATGTTGTCCGCGGTGATGAAATGACCTACACGATTGATTCGACGTCGGATAGCCACATTTACTTTAACAATAAGAAAATGTCGTAAAAGACCATAAAAAGCCAGTTTGAACAGTCCCTTCGGGACCATTCAGACTGGCTTTTCTTGTTTTGGCTAGGGAGCTTGGTGGAATGGAAAATTAGTGAGTTTTGACAATACAATAACAAGGGCATACTACTCAAGGAAGACGGTCAAGAAATGACTGAGACTATTCCATGATTTTTTTCTAAATGCATTTTGATGGGACTTTGTATTAGGTTGCAATGGTGTAATAAGCAATATTACGGGCTGGCTTGCGCTAAAATAAATTGCTAAAAAGTTGTTAATACTTTTTTAGTGGGTGAATGGTTAAAAAACTAAAAAATAATGCAAAAAAGCTTGAGTTTGCGCAGGTGTTTTCTGTACCCTTAAGCTAAGTGAAAATTGGAGAAGGTTAAGAATGAAGAATTTTTTGTTTCGGCTGTATCTGCGTCTAATGAAGCTAGGCGCGAGTTTGACGAAAATCAATCAAAAGCACCTAGTGATTTTGAATGGTGCGGGGAGATCGGGCTCCAATGGTTACCTTTTTGCTAAGTACATGAGGGCTAACCATCCCGAATACGATGTGACTGTGGTTGAACCATGGCCATCATCACATTTATCATTTAAGACCTGGCGCAAAATTGGCCGGGCCAAGTTTGTCTTGACTACTCATTCTCCCTTTAAGGTCCATGCTAAGCAGGTTAATATCCAATTTTGGCACGGCATTCCGCTCAAACGGATGGGCATCATGGCCAATAATACTACTAGTAGAGCCGATTGGCGCAATGCCAAGTTATGGCAAAAGAATACTGACCTTGTTTGCTCCAGCTCTGACCTCTATGAAACCCTGATGAGTGCTTGTACTGCGGTAGAGGCAGCTAAGTATCATAAAGTAGGTTTTCCCCGTCTTGATGCACTATCAAGGCCGGTAATTTCTAAGGATCAATTACTGCAAGACTTGTTTAAGCAAAGGGATGAACAAGCGCAAATCGTTATTTACATGCCAACTTTTCGCTATGAGCTGGCCGACCAGGAAGTTATGGCGCAAATTAGTGCAGGTAACTTTTTAACCCTACCGGATTTTGCTGCAGCGCGCTTGAATGAATCACTTAGAATTAACCACCAGTACCTAATTGTTAAGCTGCATCCCTATGAGCTGAGTCTAATCGGTGACTTGAACAGTCACTTTTCCAATATTAGTTTTCTTAATAATGACTACTTAACTGAACACGATGCCGATCTTTATGAACTCTTGGGCAGTACGGATAGCCTGATTACCGACTTTTCCTCGGTTTACTTCGACTACTTGAACTTGGACAAACCAATCATCTTTGTGACTAACTACCTAAAGCAATATGAGCAGGAGCGGGGGCTACTGCTTGGCCCGTATGATCGCGTTGTCCCCGGTTCCTGTGTTAAAACGCAGGCTGAATTGGTGCATGCCCTGGCTGCACCAGATAAGTACCAAACCCAGCGCAAGTACTGGCTAGACCTGACCAATCAAGTTCATAGTGATTCGTACTGCGCTGATATCTTTAATTTGATGATACAAAAAGGTGAAGAGGATAAACTGTGAAAAAAACATTTTTGAATATTTTATATAATGCGGTTTACCAAATTTTCCTTGTCTTAGTGCCACTGATCACGGTACCCTACCTGTCGAGAATTCTAGGGCCAAAAACATACGGGGTCTACAGTAATGTGAACAATATTGTCCAATTCTTAATGATCTTTTGTACATTATCAGTTTCTTATATCGGTATGCGGACAATTTCGCAGACGCGCGCTTTTGGCAATAAGGCCGACCTTACCGAAGCGTTTTGGGGTTTATGGTATTTCCAAGCAATCGCTGGTGCAGTGACTATTGTGCTTTTGGTAGTCGTTACTAGTTTTTTTCATCTCAAGTACGGCCCCTACCTGTTGCTCATGGTGCCCTACCTAATTTCAGCTCAGGTTGACATTTCTTGGTTTTTTCAGGGCCTTGCGGCCTTTGGCCGGGTGGTAGCAAAGAACACGGCAGTTAAACTTGTTTCCGTTATCCTGATTTTACTTTGGGTGAAAGAACCTGGTGACCTCTGGAAGTATATGCTGATTATGTCGGTGTCGACGATGTTGGGATCATTTGTCTTTTGGCTCGATATTCGCCGTTATGTTGGTCGGCCAGTGGGGCATTTTTACCAGTATCAAACGACGGTGCGAGCAATTATTACCTTGCTGGTTCCGCAGATTGCTACCCAGATTTATACCTCACTCGATAAACCACTTTTGGGCCTTTTTCAGAACTCAACGCAGGTGGCCTTTTATGACAATTCGCAGCGTATTTCTAACATGGTTCTGGGGATCATTACCAGTATTTCACTGGTGATTATGCCTAAGATGGCCGGTGAAGGACAAGGCAAGCAGAAGGTGATCTTAAAAAAATCGCTGGAAGCGACGGTCATGCTGGGAACGATCTTTGCAGTCATCATCATGGCCAATACCAAGGAATTTGTCCCCTTTTTCTTTGGCCATAAGTTTATTCCGATGACGCCGTTGATGTTTTTCTTCACCTTGACCATTATTATGATTCCAATGGGCGGTGTTTTTGCCAATCAGTTTGCCTTGGCCAATCACCGAGATCGTGATTATGCTATTCCGGTAATTGTTGGTGCAATCCTTGAATTGGTGCTAAGCTACTTCCTTGACCGCTGGTACGGCGCCACAGGAGCTATGGTGGCCATTCTACTAACGGAATTCATTGTGCTCCTTTTGCGGCTCTGGATTGTGCGTGATGGTTATGATTTCAAATATTCCTTCCGTGAAATTCCCAAATATTTGCTGATTGCGGTAATTGTCTTAGCTGTTGGGATGGTACTACCGCAGCTGGTTTCGTCCGCCTTTCTGAATATGACCCTAAAGTCCATCATTATGTTTGTTTTGTATATTTTACTGATGTTTATGATGAAGCTTGACTTTAATGAAGATATAATGATGTTACTTAAACGTTTTTTTACACGAGGCTAAAATGATTCCCAAAATTATCCATTACGTTTGGGTTGGGGGTAACCCTAAACCCAAGAACATTCAACGTTGCATGAAAACCTGGAGTAAGCACCTGCAAGACTACCAAATTATTGAGTGGAACGAGCAGAACTTTAATATTCACGAAAATCCCTACATTGAACAAGCCTACCAGGAGCAAAAATGGGCCTTTGTGTCAGATTATATTCGGGCCAAGGCAGTTTATGAGCAGGGCGGCATTTACCTGGACACCGATGTATTGGTTTTGGATGATTTGACAAGCCTATTGGCTGATCGCGCGTTTGTTGGTTTTGAAAATAAAGCTAATCCCTTTACTGCTGTTTTTGGTGCGGAAAAAGGACATCCGCTGGTTAAGGACATGTTGTCCTACTATGATAACCGTGATTTTACCTTTGACACCAAAGATCAACTAGCAGGAGTCAACACGCTTTCCGTTTCGGACATCCTTAAAGACAAGTATGGCGCCAAGCCAACTAACCAGGAACAGCTATTGCCAACGGGTATTCATGTCTATCCTGACGGAATCTTGTGCAATCCCTCTGCTGCTTCTAAGACGATCCACGTGTTTACTGGTACCTGGATGGAGGGCGCTAAGCCTTTTAAGCGCAAGCTGGTGACGGCGCTAAAGGTCAGAATCAGAAGTAAAGCTGCTGCGGGACTTTACGCTAAATTAATCAGATAAGATGACTGAGCAAGAGTTACAAAAATTGGTAGAGCAGATATCCCTTACTTACTTTGGTCGTCCCTTTAAGCATCGCGTAAAAATTAACCGCCGCTTAACCACCACTGGGGGCCGTTACCACTTAGAAGACCATCATCTTGAGATTAATGCGCATTTTTTAGTAAAGCAGTATCAAAGTGAACTAGTGGGAATTATTAAGCATGAATTGGTACACTACCATCTCCACTTAGCTCAACGAGGATACCGCCACCGTGATCGGGATTTTTCCAGGCTGCTTAAGCGGGTAAACGGTTCGCGTTATGCCCCGGACATTGGTTTGAGTCGCAAGCAATCGCCGCGTTATTGCTACACTTGCCAAAAGTGTGGCCAAAGCTATCAGCGGGTGCGGCGAATCAACGTTTTTAAGTATGCTTGCGGAAGGTGTGGCGGTCGCCTGAGTGTTGTTAATCAGCGGTAAAGCCAAGTGAGAGGTGAGGAATTATCGGGGTGGCCTAGCAGCTACTTTGTTTGACAAGTGATTAGTAAGCAAGTTATAATTCAAGTATAAAATTTAGGTACCTAACTATTTTTTGAAAAGGAGTTATCTCATGAGTCAAACAAGCGATAAATTAATGAAGCAACTAAGTTTTGTCATGCGGGCCAGTCGCTACTTTATGTTCGAAAATAAGCAGCCAATTTCAGGGCAAAAGCGGGTGTTAGCTGTACTCAAGTTGGGCGATGGCTTAACCCAGAATTACTTAGCAGAAATCCTGGCCTTAAGACCGGGATCGCTAGCTGAATTATTGAAAAAACTGGAACTAAAGGGTGATATCAGACGTGAAACTGATGACCAAGATAAGCGGGTAAAACGGGTATATTTGACTGAGGCCGGCAAGAAAGAGGCTAGTCTGCTTGATCAGGAGCAAAAAGAGTATGATACGGCAACTTTTTTTGCCGGGTTGAACGAGGATGAACAAGCAGAATTGAGTAAGTCGTTGGAAAAGATTTCTAATGGTTGGGATGAAGGCTTCCGTAAACAAACGCAAAGGTTTGTTGATCCGACTTACCGGATGAAAGCACTGGCTAAGTGGCACAAATTTTCTGACCAGCAAGATTATCGCACTGCGGATATGCAGGATATGCGGCGTAAAATGAGGGCGTGGCGGCACGAGTTTAAACGAGAAGATTTTCCTGAAAATCACCATAAATGTGCTAAAATACGTCAATATGACCAAGACTTTTGGCAAAAGTTTTGGGATAATAAGAACGAAGAAAGTTGATTAAGAAAAAGTGCAAAAAGTTTTTCAGCTTATGAAAAGCTTTTTGTTTGGATCAAAGTACTAGAAAGGCTACCTTCATGACGGTTAAACCACGTAAAAATAAGAATAAGACAGTTAAGCTACGGGATTTTTTTCACCTGTTGAGCGGATTACAGCTGAAAAAGTCACTATTTGTACTTGGTCTATTCCTCAGCTTGATTACCAGTGCAGCTAACTTAGCGCTGCCCCTACTAAC encodes the following:
- a CDS encoding ABC transporter permease, with the translated sequence MKKYVLKRILIAMVTLFLITLILFMLEKAMPGSPFNDEKMSHDQVAALYHKYGLDGPDPLQFLNYLKNMLTGDFGISYTVQVNTPVTTMILQHFTISLQIGLQATLLGAILGFFMGVLAAIKKGTIWDNLMTGISVLGISLPNFVVALIVSLLFAYKLMIFPGTYQQTQPFISSILPTIALSTFTMASIERYVRNDMITIMNSDYYRLADSKGIKKSQLIMHHVIRNTLISVITVLAPLMIDLIAGSMVIEKAFAIPGLGTLYISAIQANDYNVVLGITFFYAVLFIGIMLVVDILYGLIDPRIRLDEGE
- a CDS encoding ABC transporter permease encodes the protein MTNKTNTDFTFVSKPEIVDHYAGKSASYGQLVWRRFLRNKGAVVSAIVLIVIALIAFLAPYLSQFSPTTPYPSQSNLAPGTSGHWFGTDNLGRDIFVRVAAGTSVSLRVALVAMAIDLVIGTSYGLISGYFGGKVDLFMQRITEILSTIPMIIIVTLLVLVMRPGLVSIITAMMIVGWINMSRIVRAQVLELKTREFVLSAKTMGEANSKIIFSQILPNALGQIITTFMLSVPNAIFLEAFLAFIGLGVPAPLASLGTMINDGYTQAIVYPYMVIFPVLFLALIMLSFNIIADGLRDALEGS
- a CDS encoding ABC transporter ATP-binding protein, which encodes MSQTVLEIKNLQVAYQTEHGEVQAVRGIDYQVQKGETVALVGESGCGKSASVKPIMGEKEANQVIKTGEIKFTYQSKTGEKTIDLLKVNAKVMQSQIKGKEIAMVFQDPMTSLDPTMKINKQVAEAVKASYPDLNKLQVKQRVLELIATVGIQNAEVVQEQYPHQLSGGMRQRIVIAIALAGNPSLLICDEPTTGLDVTIQAKILNLIKHIQKSRKLAVIFITHNLGVVANIATFVNVMYAGKIVETGTSEDIFFDPRHPYTWGLLTAVPDVNEQVKKLPTIAGTIPNLTQPIVGDAFAPRNNYALKIDFEQQPPMFRINQHHYAATWLLDKRAPRVEMPALLQTRIAKMKGAGEADGK
- a CDS encoding ATP-binding cassette domain-containing protein, with the translated sequence MANNILEVQHLKQYFPASSKKLVKAVDDVSFSIASGETFGLVGESGSGKTTIGRSIIRLYKPTAGTVTFEGEQIAGSLNKAQAAKLRKDIQMIFQDPMSALNPRKKVGEIVRLGLDIHYPQLDKTEKLTRVRKMLKVVGLDSSFINRYPQELSGGQRQRVGIARVVIMHPRLIIADEAISALDVSVQAQVVNLLQSIQKESGSAMLFIAHDLAMVKHLSSHIGVIHLGHIVETGPTAELFANPVHPYTQSLLTAIPSTNPLAEQNKQLTDYQANRQQYEHKAMKDLGQGHLVLADGSWPI
- a CDS encoding TetR/AcrR family transcriptional regulator, with product MAKVLASYKEEINQQKIPSGQKKVLLAGLKLFSEKGFHATTTAEIAHEASVSEGTIYKYFKSKDDLLTKLLNPLLKEVQENFFVQLNDYQDLSKLVAFVVEDRVHFLLINFDFFSLFFQELLTNQNMLNLIKKYVAGEKGVLAYCQNLQHRFTEINQKLTPVQILRILISPMLAYVIQVKLFNLKAADDSADMTLLKRQISANLTD
- a CDS encoding ABC transporter permease — protein: MRTLAIAKKVWLELFRDKRSLILMFLAPILVMWLMNVMFSANSQTETTIATINVSQSVNKKLNKIDHVTVKKYHSKKRANANLQNNKIDAAISYQNNTYDVTYANTDSGKTTLTKQALSAALTKENFSTLTSKLKQIQRVLLKADPLIASKIKQPKQTSKVKINNHYRYGNKDTGFFAKMVPILLGFFVFLFVFLISGMALLKERTSGTLDRLLATPVRRSEIVFGYLISYGLISIVQATIIVLATIWLLKVEVVGSLFNVILIGFLLALVALAFGLLLSTLAGSEFQMMQLIPVVIVPQVFFSGLIPLDSMAQWVQYIGKILPLTYTGDALTKIMMYGQGLSNITNDIGALLIFLIILLYLNILGLKRYRKV
- a CDS encoding ABC transporter ATP-binding protein — its product is MENIIDLRQLYKAYGKQVVLNNISLTVKKREIVGLIGPSGAGKSTTIKTMLGMEKVDSGDAVVLNTTMPARKILVKIGYMAQSDALYEALTAKENLEFFGNMKGVTGNKLAEEIDYTANVVELTNDLNKKVSNYSGGMKRRLSLAIALLGAPDLLVLDEPTVGIDPSLRRKIWHELALIRQQGRSVLITTHVMDEAELTDRVALLLGGKIIAFAEPKKLEQQYGVDTIEEVFLKAESEEQE
- a CDS encoding GntR family transcriptional regulator; the protein is MNSDKTIAAVPLYRKVYLDLKRQIQQGQLKPEQKLPSEQYLCEKYQVSRITVRRALKLLTEERLIATIQGKGSYVNAQKMSGKLEQIQGFSEFALSRAKTNKQLIIKREILQNADVAKVLLLPEQADLIYIKRLSEIAGTPMAIDEAWLSAERFPDLLVNINTATSLYEYLEEKYHESPASSYREIGTILPNAKQTHLLKLTTTVPLFEVNKTVYNQFEQPLEFSHYVVRGDEMTYTIDSTSDSHIYFNNKKMS
- a CDS encoding CDP-glycerol glycerophosphotransferase family protein, giving the protein MKNFLFRLYLRLMKLGASLTKINQKHLVILNGAGRSGSNGYLFAKYMRANHPEYDVTVVEPWPSSHLSFKTWRKIGRAKFVLTTHSPFKVHAKQVNIQFWHGIPLKRMGIMANNTTSRADWRNAKLWQKNTDLVCSSSDLYETLMSACTAVEAAKYHKVGFPRLDALSRPVISKDQLLQDLFKQRDEQAQIVIYMPTFRYELADQEVMAQISAGNFLTLPDFAAARLNESLRINHQYLIVKLHPYELSLIGDLNSHFSNISFLNNDYLTEHDADLYELLGSTDSLITDFSSVYFDYLNLDKPIIFVTNYLKQYEQERGLLLGPYDRVVPGSCVKTQAELVHALAAPDKYQTQRKYWLDLTNQVHSDSYCADIFNLMIQKGEEDKL